From Candidatus Polarisedimenticolaceae bacterium, a single genomic window includes:
- a CDS encoding archaemetzincin encodes MSELRVTVVPVGKLDPVELEAAVAKVSKVLGRPVEMRQPAPVPRTSEEVGRGQHRAGPFLAELRAGLSRLGVAKLVGGSPAEPGKVMVPAANPDAIVFVTDVDLFKPDTEGVFGEMDARNRVAVFSVRRLREAFYRRKADPGKQRARVVKVLLQAIGSLKGLPECRDPRCVMAPTGALADIDFKDERFCAACAKRLTSGIVKR; translated from the coding sequence CTTCGCGTGACCGTGGTTCCCGTCGGAAAACTCGATCCCGTCGAGCTCGAGGCGGCCGTCGCCAAGGTCTCGAAGGTCCTCGGCCGCCCGGTCGAGATGCGCCAGCCCGCCCCGGTACCGCGGACCTCCGAGGAAGTGGGTCGGGGGCAGCACCGCGCGGGGCCGTTCCTGGCGGAGCTGAGGGCCGGGCTCTCCCGGCTAGGGGTCGCGAAGCTCGTGGGGGGCTCCCCCGCCGAGCCCGGGAAGGTGATGGTCCCCGCCGCCAACCCCGACGCGATCGTCTTCGTGACCGACGTGGACCTCTTCAAGCCCGACACCGAGGGGGTTTTCGGGGAGATGGACGCCCGGAACCGCGTCGCGGTCTTCTCGGTCCGGCGGCTGCGCGAGGCGTTCTACCGCCGGAAGGCCGACCCCGGAAAACAGCGCGCGCGGGTGGTCAAGGTCCTCCTCCAGGCGATCGGAAGCCTCAAGGGGCTTCCGGAGTGCCGGGACCCGCGGTGCGTGATGGCGCCGACGGGGGCGCTCGCGGACATCGACTTCAAGGACGAGCGGTTCTGCGCCGCCTGCGCCAAACGATTGACTTCCGGCATCGTCAAGCGGTGA